In a single window of the Coprothermobacter proteolyticus DSM 5265 genome:
- the gcvT gene encoding glycine cleavage system aminomethyltransferase GcvT — MGLKRTSLYEVHKTLGAKLVEFAGFEMPLQYSGIIDEHMAVRTSAGMFDVSHMGEFYYKGDIDAINMVVTVDLTKLEPLKAAYTMLLNESGGVVDDLIVYRLSPDEVLLVVNAANIEKDFQHILNYLPKEGSHVFENVSDKWFDIAVQGPKAVDILKTYFPQVVDLAAFGFVSVPEHGLIISRTGYTGEDGFEVYGPMEEAPTWWNKFMDAGSSLGLKPAGLGARDTLRIEAGLPLYGHELNEETSPLESNYAFVIDWDKPQFIGREALVKQKESGIQKKLMGLEITGGIAREGYKVFSEGEEVGVVTSGTMAPFLKKSIAMAFLRVDKAKIGTPVEVQIHGQMVPAKVVSKMFYKRGKTQ, encoded by the coding sequence TTGGGGCTCAAAAGAACCTCTTTGTATGAAGTGCATAAGACACTGGGAGCAAAGCTTGTTGAATTTGCCGGCTTTGAAATGCCCTTGCAGTACAGTGGCATAATCGACGAACACATGGCTGTGCGAACCAGTGCTGGCATGTTCGATGTTTCCCACATGGGCGAGTTTTATTACAAGGGCGACATCGATGCCATAAACATGGTGGTTACGGTGGACCTCACAAAGCTGGAACCGTTGAAGGCTGCTTACACCATGCTGTTGAACGAAAGTGGTGGCGTCGTCGATGACTTAATCGTTTACCGCCTATCGCCAGATGAAGTACTGCTTGTGGTAAATGCGGCGAATATTGAGAAGGACTTCCAGCACATACTTAACTACCTGCCCAAAGAAGGCTCTCACGTGTTCGAGAATGTGTCCGACAAGTGGTTTGATATTGCTGTGCAGGGACCAAAAGCCGTGGACATATTGAAAACCTATTTCCCTCAGGTTGTTGATTTGGCTGCCTTTGGGTTTGTCTCAGTGCCTGAACATGGCCTTATCATAAGCAGGACTGGTTATACTGGCGAGGACGGTTTTGAGGTTTACGGCCCCATGGAGGAAGCCCCCACGTGGTGGAATAAGTTCATGGATGCTGGTTCTTCACTGGGTTTGAAACCAGCTGGCTTAGGTGCTCGTGACACACTTCGCATTGAAGCTGGTTTGCCCCTTTATGGTCACGAACTTAATGAAGAAACGTCGCCGCTGGAATCGAATTACGCTTTTGTCATTGACTGGGATAAACCGCAGTTCATAGGTCGAGAAGCCTTAGTAAAGCAAAAAGAATCAGGCATTCAAAAGAAGCTCATGGGATTGGAGATTACCGGTGGTATTGCCCGAGAGGGTTACAAGGTCTTTTCTGAAGGTGAAGAAGTGGGTGTGGTTACTTCGGGAACCATGGCTCCCTTCTTGAAGAAAAGCATTGCCATGGCATTTTTGCGTGTGGATAAAGCGAAAATAGGCACACCTGTTGAAGTTCAAATCCATGGACAAATGGTGCCAGCCAAGGTTGTGTCAAAGATGTTCTACAAGCGAGGGAAAACGCAATGA
- a CDS encoding acetyl ornithine aminotransferase family protein: MNRPQIKTELPGPKAKEIIERDAKVMSTSLSRDVPLVVERTQDVWIYDVDGNEFLDMTSGVGVTNVGHTNPQVVEAIKNQVEKFLHFAGTDFYYEPQVTLAESLNDIRPFKEQGRVFFTNSGTESVEACIKLARYKTRRPLYIGFLGGFHGRTMGSLSFTSSKVIQRRYFSPMMPQVVHIPFPDTYRPPEGVVPEKVTDFVIWYLNRMFETVAPPEDVAAVLVEPIQGEGGYIVPPKDFFPRLKQELDKHGIYLIVDEVQSGMGRTGKMFAIEHFGVEPDIVSIAKGIASGMPMGACLAKESVMDWEESAHSNTYGGNPVAAVAAIETIKLLKSGLVENAAKIGDYFINQLRELQKKYEVIGDVRGIGLMLAIDFVKDPVKRDYNYELRNKVIQEAFKRGLVCLAAGKSAIRFAPPLTLKEEHVDIAIEILDESIKAALG; the protein is encoded by the coding sequence ATGAATAGACCACAAATTAAGACGGAGCTGCCTGGCCCAAAGGCGAAAGAAATTATCGAGCGCGACGCGAAGGTGATGTCCACTTCACTAAGCCGAGATGTTCCCCTGGTAGTGGAACGAACGCAGGATGTATGGATTTACGATGTAGACGGTAATGAGTTCCTGGACATGACCAGCGGTGTGGGAGTAACGAACGTTGGCCACACAAATCCTCAAGTGGTGGAAGCCATAAAGAATCAGGTGGAAAAATTCCTTCACTTTGCAGGTACTGACTTTTACTATGAACCACAAGTTACTTTGGCAGAGTCCCTAAATGACATAAGGCCCTTCAAAGAGCAAGGCCGTGTGTTTTTCACCAACAGCGGAACTGAGTCAGTGGAAGCTTGCATAAAGTTGGCAAGGTACAAAACGCGGCGGCCACTTTATATTGGGTTCTTAGGTGGTTTCCACGGAAGAACCATGGGATCTTTGTCTTTTACTTCTTCAAAAGTGATTCAGCGCAGATACTTTTCTCCCATGATGCCTCAGGTGGTTCATATTCCTTTCCCCGACACCTACAGACCACCTGAGGGCGTAGTGCCTGAGAAAGTAACCGATTTTGTGATCTGGTATTTGAATCGCATGTTTGAAACCGTTGCTCCACCTGAGGACGTAGCAGCTGTGTTAGTAGAACCCATTCAGGGTGAAGGCGGTTACATCGTACCGCCAAAGGATTTCTTCCCCCGATTAAAGCAGGAACTAGATAAGCATGGGATCTACCTCATCGTTGACGAAGTACAGAGTGGCATGGGCCGTACAGGAAAAATGTTTGCCATTGAACATTTTGGTGTGGAACCCGACATAGTTTCCATTGCAAAAGGTATCGCTTCTGGCATGCCCATGGGTGCATGCTTAGCAAAGGAAAGTGTCATGGATTGGGAAGAATCAGCTCACTCCAACACCTACGGAGGCAACCCGGTAGCCGCTGTGGCTGCCATTGAAACCATAAAGCTTCTAAAATCTGGTTTAGTTGAAAACGCAGCCAAGATTGGCGATTATTTCATAAACCAGCTACGTGAACTTCAGAAGAAATACGAAGTAATTGGCGATGTGCGCGGCATTGGGCTCATGCTGGCAATCGATTTTGTAAAAGATCCTGTTAAGAGGGACTATAATTATGAATTAAGAAACAAAGTCATTCAGGAAGCGTTCAAGCGTGGCTTGGTGTGCTTGGCTGCTGGCAAGAGTGCGATCCGTTTTGCACCACCATTAACGCTAAAAGAGGAGCATGTGGACATAGCTATTGAAATTTTGGATGAATCAATAAAAGCTGCGCTGGGATAG
- a CDS encoding TrkH family potassium uptake protein has product MEAAIKARRLIVRSFAAVILVGAVLLALPITSRGGGFTNFVDALFTSTSAVCVTGLIVKDTWDYWNFAGQFIIMLLIQFGGLSYLTITTFTLLLLTGARIGLRTRITLASQWNVNSLQGVVKLLGFTVRFALLVELIGALLLSITFIPYYLNSRGLAGGIWASVFDAVSAFNNAGFDIHGGFKSLSEFAQDPVVNLTIMGLIIAGGLGFVVWSEIFQKVRQKKFYFSLHTRIVLGVTLALIVLGALLIGIFEWNNPKTLGPLSIQGKILAAFFQSVTPRTAGFATINHGYATLPTLLITMLLMFIGGSPGGTAGGIKTTTFFSVFQYIKAVLTGSSRVHVAHRTIKWSILDTANAILILNMTIAVISIVLLSVFEPALHLHQIAFEVFSALGTVGLTTGITPNLSVASKIVLILTMFVGRVGVFTILTGYIFRPELPSYTYPEEDIIVG; this is encoded by the coding sequence ATGGAAGCAGCAATTAAAGCAAGAAGACTCATTGTGAGAAGCTTCGCCGCGGTAATTTTGGTGGGAGCCGTGCTATTGGCTCTGCCCATAACCAGCAGAGGTGGAGGTTTTACCAATTTTGTTGATGCGTTGTTTACTAGTACTTCAGCAGTATGCGTTACAGGGTTAATAGTAAAGGACACATGGGATTATTGGAACTTTGCAGGTCAGTTTATCATCATGTTGCTGATTCAGTTCGGAGGTTTAAGCTATTTGACTATTACCACGTTCACACTGCTTCTTCTCACAGGTGCTCGCATCGGTTTGAGAACCCGTATTACGTTGGCTTCACAGTGGAATGTGAATAGTCTTCAGGGAGTTGTCAAACTGCTAGGCTTTACAGTAAGATTTGCTCTCTTGGTTGAACTCATAGGAGCATTGCTTCTTAGCATAACGTTCATTCCCTATTACTTGAACTCACGAGGTTTGGCAGGTGGAATTTGGGCCTCAGTTTTCGATGCTGTTAGCGCTTTCAACAATGCCGGGTTTGATATACACGGCGGTTTTAAGTCGCTCAGTGAATTTGCTCAAGACCCCGTCGTCAACTTGACCATAATGGGCCTCATCATAGCAGGAGGATTGGGATTTGTAGTCTGGTCTGAAATATTCCAGAAAGTTAGGCAAAAAAAGTTTTATTTTTCATTGCATACACGCATAGTACTTGGCGTTACCTTAGCGCTAATAGTGTTAGGAGCTCTGCTAATCGGTATTTTTGAGTGGAACAACCCCAAAACCTTGGGTCCACTGAGCATCCAAGGGAAAATACTGGCAGCATTCTTTCAAAGTGTGACACCAAGAACAGCTGGTTTTGCAACGATTAACCATGGTTACGCCACCTTACCCACACTGCTTATCACCATGCTGCTCATGTTCATAGGCGGCTCTCCAGGTGGTACTGCAGGCGGTATTAAGACCACAACCTTTTTTAGTGTATTTCAGTACATAAAAGCCGTGTTGACAGGTTCAAGCAGGGTGCATGTGGCTCATCGCACCATCAAATGGTCTATTTTGGATACAGCTAACGCCATATTAATTTTGAACATGACCATTGCCGTAATCAGTATTGTACTTTTGTCCGTCTTCGAACCGGCCTTGCATCTGCATCAGATCGCCTTTGAAGTATTCTCTGCATTGGGAACAGTAGGGCTGACCACGGGCATTACCCCTAACCTTTCTGTGGCTTCGAAAATTGTACTTATCCTGACCATGTTTGTGGGCCGTGTGGGTGTGTTCACCATCCTTACAGGCTACATATTCAGACCAGAGCTACCAAGCTACACTTACCCAGAAGAGGATATAATTGTAGGGTAA